A single Silvibacterium dinghuense DNA region contains:
- the murQ gene encoding N-acetylmuramic acid 6-phosphate etherase gives MIENLAALTTEARNPATADLDSRSTADLVRALHACDQEAVDAVGRESERIAAAIDAIALRLERGGRLFYSGAGTSGRLGVLDASECPPTYNTPPEMVQGLIAGGDHALRHPVEGAEDDETQGRRDLETHGFSANDVLVGIAASGRTPYVLGGIAYARALGALTIGLSCVAGSRLAQAAELEITPVTGPEAVTGSTRMKAGTATKLVLNMLSTGALVRLGYVYGNLMVNVQPTNAKLRDRAARIVSTVTGLETAAASTLIEQAGSVKTAIVMHQLQLDRAAAEDRLREVGGSLRRALRQ, from the coding sequence ATGATCGAGAACCTAGCCGCGCTCACCACCGAGGCCCGCAACCCTGCCACTGCCGACCTCGACAGCCGGTCCACTGCGGATCTTGTCCGTGCGCTGCATGCCTGTGACCAGGAAGCCGTCGATGCCGTGGGACGCGAGTCGGAGCGCATTGCCGCCGCCATCGATGCCATCGCCCTGCGCTTGGAGCGCGGCGGACGCCTTTTTTACTCCGGCGCAGGCACCTCCGGCCGTCTCGGCGTCCTCGATGCCTCCGAGTGTCCGCCCACCTACAACACGCCTCCCGAGATGGTGCAGGGCCTCATCGCCGGCGGCGATCACGCACTCCGCCACCCCGTGGAAGGCGCCGAAGACGACGAAACGCAGGGCAGGCGCGACCTTGAGACCCACGGCTTCTCCGCAAACGATGTGCTGGTTGGCATCGCAGCCAGCGGCCGCACGCCTTATGTCCTCGGCGGTATCGCCTATGCCCGTGCACTCGGTGCCCTGACCATCGGTCTCAGCTGCGTCGCCGGCTCACGGCTTGCTCAGGCGGCTGAGCTCGAAATCACTCCCGTCACCGGCCCGGAAGCTGTCACCGGCTCCACGCGCATGAAGGCCGGCACCGCCACCAAACTTGTCCTCAACATGCTCTCGACAGGGGCGCTGGTCCGGCTCGGTTACGTCTACGGCAATCTGATGGTCAACGTGCAGCCAACCAACGCCAAGCTGCGCGACCGTGCAGCCCGCATTGTCTCGACGGTCACCGGCCTTGAGACAGCTGCGGCCTCCACCCTGATCGAGCAGGCCGGGTCGGTGAAAACGGCCATCGTCATGCACCAGCTCCAGCTCGACCGCGCGGCAGCCGAAGATCGCCTCCGGGAAGTGGGTGGAAGCCTCCGCCGGGCACTCAGGCAATAA
- a CDS encoding energy transducer TonB has product MLIRIRSLTALLGVALLSAPALFAQNSTPRASTSNISMPNNPKALLDLAREVSGLTSAEMKPWHAKYSYQTFDRDGKPANQGTVEEWWAAPNKYKREWVSDHFNQTEYQNERGHFRSGDPTLPPAAELTLLSRITEPIPPPDKLAGYTIQHRDNPYSHEHFVCIETAGHLDHILAGPPFGLFPVYCFEQNKPILRTVGSFGTHTTLYQQVGSLAGHSVPIQLQIVDGEKSYASAHLEEGNLIGTVNEAAFQPPPDAVETGPNNVLSEKVDGLIKGHRIAGDPPIYPVESKQQHWEGEVDISAIIAEDGTIQQLMVISAPDYRLAAAAMLAVHTWRFQPFLLRGKPVSVQTQINVTYRLGG; this is encoded by the coding sequence ATGCTCATACGGATACGCTCCCTCACCGCGCTCCTGGGCGTTGCCCTGCTCTCTGCTCCGGCTCTCTTCGCACAGAATTCCACTCCCAGGGCTTCGACATCTAATATTTCGATGCCGAATAATCCGAAGGCGCTCCTTGACCTTGCGCGCGAAGTCAGCGGTCTGACCTCAGCCGAGATGAAGCCCTGGCATGCGAAATACAGCTACCAGACCTTCGACCGCGACGGAAAGCCCGCAAACCAGGGAACGGTCGAGGAGTGGTGGGCCGCGCCGAACAAGTATAAGCGCGAATGGGTCAGCGATCACTTCAACCAGACGGAGTATCAGAATGAGCGCGGGCACTTCCGCTCCGGCGATCCGACCCTGCCACCAGCTGCAGAACTCACGCTCCTGAGTAGAATTACCGAGCCGATACCTCCGCCCGACAAGCTCGCCGGATACACGATCCAACACAGGGACAACCCGTACTCGCACGAGCACTTCGTCTGCATCGAGACGGCCGGCCATCTCGATCACATTCTCGCAGGGCCTCCGTTCGGCCTTTTCCCCGTCTACTGCTTCGAGCAGAACAAGCCGATCTTGCGCACCGTGGGCTCCTTCGGAACCCACACCACGCTCTATCAACAGGTAGGGAGTCTTGCAGGTCACTCCGTCCCCATCCAGCTGCAGATTGTGGACGGGGAAAAGAGCTACGCCAGCGCACATCTTGAAGAAGGAAACCTGATTGGCACCGTGAACGAGGCAGCCTTTCAACCGCCGCCCGACGCAGTGGAAACAGGTCCAAACAACGTGCTCTCAGAAAAGGTGGATGGGCTTATCAAAGGCCACAGAATCGCAGGCGATCCGCCGATCTATCCCGTCGAGTCCAAACAGCAACACTGGGAAGGAGAGGTGGACATCTCCGCAATCATCGCCGAAGACGGCACTATCCAGCAGCTCATGGTCATCTCCGCGCCAGACTATAGACTGGCCGCTGCTGCCATGCTCGCGGTCCACACATGGAGATTCCAGCCTTTTCTCCTACGTGGCAAGCCGGTCAGCGTGCAGACACAGATCAATGTGACCTATAGGCTAGGAGGATGA
- the purK gene encoding 5-(carboxyamino)imidazole ribonucleotide synthase, producing the protein MTDSKTTAKTANPILPGATIGILGGGQLGRMMAMAARSLGYRVQVMDPDPSCPARFVVDACFEGNWNDARAAADLARGSDVITLEIEQVSLACLDAAQKFAPVRPGRELMRIIQDRILQKTWLAEHGFPLGPWRAIESEEDLVKAAAEIGPRLFVKSARGGYDGRSQVKLGFGDATTPAEAWKLLGEKPCVAEQAVELDREISVMVARAPNGETKSFSSAMNHHEKQILAWSVIPSSIRAEMENQAQGIAARIAQEFELEGLIAVEMFVTKSGNLLVNELAPRPHNSYHASERACVTSQFEQAIRAACDLPLGDVSVVQPAAISNLLGDLWFDKEGNCREPRWDAALAVPGVRLHLYEKHSARPGRKMGHLSAVGATPEEAVERVLEAQGKL; encoded by the coding sequence GTGACCGACAGCAAGACAACCGCAAAGACCGCCAACCCCATTCTGCCCGGCGCAACCATCGGCATCCTCGGCGGAGGCCAGCTCGGCCGCATGATGGCCATGGCCGCCCGCTCGCTCGGCTACCGCGTGCAGGTCATGGACCCCGATCCTTCATGCCCGGCCCGCTTCGTCGTCGACGCCTGTTTTGAGGGCAATTGGAACGACGCCCGCGCCGCCGCCGACCTCGCCCGCGGCTCCGACGTCATCACCCTCGAGATCGAGCAGGTCTCGCTCGCCTGCCTCGACGCCGCGCAGAAGTTTGCGCCCGTCCGCCCAGGCCGTGAACTGATGCGCATCATCCAGGACCGCATCCTGCAGAAGACGTGGCTCGCCGAGCACGGCTTCCCGCTCGGACCCTGGCGTGCGATCGAGTCGGAAGAAGACCTCGTAAAGGCTGCCGCAGAGATTGGCCCCAGGCTCTTCGTGAAGAGCGCGCGCGGCGGTTACGACGGCCGAAGCCAGGTGAAGCTCGGCTTCGGCGACGCCACCACACCGGCCGAGGCATGGAAGCTGCTGGGCGAGAAACCTTGCGTGGCGGAACAGGCCGTCGAGCTCGATCGCGAAATCTCCGTAATGGTGGCCCGCGCTCCCAACGGCGAGACGAAAAGCTTCTCCTCGGCCATGAACCACCACGAGAAGCAGATCCTGGCCTGGAGCGTGATCCCGTCTTCGATTCGAGCTGAAATGGAGAACCAGGCTCAGGGTATCGCTGCACGGATCGCACAGGAGTTCGAGCTCGAGGGGCTGATAGCAGTCGAGATGTTCGTAACGAAATCCGGCAACCTGCTGGTCAACGAGCTCGCGCCGCGTCCGCACAACAGCTACCACGCCAGCGAACGCGCCTGCGTCACCAGCCAGTTCGAACAGGCCATCCGCGCGGCGTGTGACCTGCCGCTCGGCGATGTGTCGGTGGTACAGCCCGCAGCCATCTCCAACCTGCTCGGCGACCTGTGGTTCGACAAGGAAGGCAACTGCCGCGAGCCTCGCTGGGATGCCGCACTGGCCGTACCCGGAGTAAGACTGCACTTATACGAGAAACATAGCGCAAGACCAGGAAGAAAGATGGGGCACTTATCGGCTGTGGGTGCTACGCCGGAAGAAGCTGTGGAGCGGGTGCTCGAGGCGCAGGGGAAGCTGTAA
- the purE gene encoding 5-(carboxyamino)imidazole ribonucleotide mutase codes for MGSKSDYEVMAPAVEILKEFGIPHEARVVSAHRTPDWLFAYAEQAEARGLRAIIAGAGGAAHLPGMLAAKTTVPVLGVPVPATLLNGLDSLLSIVQMPKGIPVGTLAIGKPGAANAALFAAQILATTDADLRARLKAWRESRRDEVLAQELPQ; via the coding sequence ATGGGCTCGAAGAGCGACTACGAAGTCATGGCTCCGGCCGTCGAGATCCTCAAGGAGTTCGGCATCCCTCACGAAGCCCGTGTCGTCTCCGCCCATCGCACCCCAGACTGGCTCTTCGCGTACGCCGAACAGGCCGAAGCACGCGGTCTCCGCGCCATCATTGCCGGAGCCGGCGGCGCCGCGCACCTGCCGGGCATGCTCGCCGCCAAGACGACGGTGCCGGTCCTCGGCGTGCCCGTGCCCGCCACCCTGCTCAATGGTCTCGATTCGCTGCTTTCCATCGTGCAGATGCCCAAGGGCATCCCGGTTGGAACGCTCGCCATTGGCAAGCCGGGAGCGGCGAACGCCGCACTTTTCGCCGCACAGATCCTCGCCACCACGGACGCCGACCTCCGCGCCCGTCTCAAAGCCTGGCGCGAGAGCCGCCGCGACGAAGTGCTCGCGCAGGAGCTGCCCCAGTGA